Genomic window (Akkermansiaceae bacterium):
TGACGGTGAGGAGCTCCTGCAGGGTGTAGGCGGCGCCGTAGGCTTCGAGCGCCCACACCTCCATTTCCCCGAAACGCTGGCCACCGTACTGGGCCTTGCCCCCGAGCGGCTGCTGGGTGACGAGGGAGTATGGACCAACGGCACGGGCGTGGATCTTGTCCGCAACCAAGTGACCGAGCTTCAGGATGTAGATCATGCCCACAACCACGGGGTTGTGGAATGCTTCACCCGTGCGACCGTCATAGAGGGTCGATTTGCCACCGGTGGTGCCGTCTTTGCCGTCACCGATCCAGGTATAGCCGCGGCCTTCTTTCTCGTCCTTTTTCCGCTCACGGAGATCGCCGTTGTCGCCGACGAATTTCACACCATCGACTTTCTTGGCCTTCGACATGAAGTCCCAGATGACCTCTTCCTTGATGCCGTCGAAAATCGGGGTGGCAACCTTGAAACCGAGCGCCTTGGCGGCGACACCGAGGTGGGTTTCGAGAACCTGTCCGACGTTCATCCGCGACGGCACGCCGAGCGGGTTGAGGCAGATATCGACAGGCGTTCCGTCATGCAGGAACGGCATGTCTTCTTCAGGGACGATGGTCGCGACGACACCCTTGTTACCGTGACGGCCCGCCATCTTGTCACCCACGGAGAGTTTCCGTTTGGCGGCGATGAAGACCTTCACTTCCTTGATGACGCCGGGATCGACCTCGTCACCGGACTCCAGGGAGTCGAGCTTGCGCTCCCGCTCCGTGTCGAGTTCCTGGAAGCGGCCCTCGAAGGAACCGATGATTTCCAGGATCTTGTTACGGATCGGGGATGGGTCGATCTCGATGTGATCGTGCACCGAAGCGAGCTTGCGCAGCAGGGTCTTGGTGATCTTGCGGTTCGCGGGGATGATGATCTCACCGGTCTGCGCGTTCACCACGTCGAGCGGGATCTTCTCACCGAGCAGGATGTCCGAGAGACGCTCGGTGAGGTCGTCGGTCAGCTTGTCAGCCTTTTTCTTGTGCTCGTCGTTGATCTTCTTGAGCTGCTTCTTGAGCTCGACCGGATCCACCTTCTCCGCGCGCTTCTTGGCGAAGCCGTGCGAGGAAACGCGGACGTCCTGGACGATGCCGATGCAACCGGATGGCACGCGCAGCGAAGTATCCTTCACGTCAGCCGCCTTCTCACCGAAGATGGCGCGCAGAAGGCGCTCTTCGGGGGCAAGCTCCGTCTCGGATTTCGGAGTGATCTTGCCGACGAGAATGTCGCCCGGCTTCACTTCCGCACCGATGCGGATGATACCGTCGTGGTCGAGGTTGCGGAGCGCTTCCTCACCGACGTTCGGGATGTCACGGGTGATTTCTTCCGGTCCCAGCTTGGTGTCGCGGGCGGCGACATCGAACTCGGAAATGTGGATCGAGGTGTAGACATCGTCCTTCACCACGCGCTCCGAGATGACGATGGCGTCCTCGAAGTTGTAGCCGTTCCAAGGCATGAACGCGACCAGCACGTTGCGGCCGATGGCGAGTTCGCCATCCTCCGTGTTCGGACCGTCGGCGAGCACCTGGCCCTTCTTGATCTTCTGGCCTTTCTTGATGATCGGCTTCTGGTTGATGCAGGTGCCGGCGTTCGAGCGCATGAACTTGCGCAGCGGGTAGGCCAGGATGCCCTTGTCGATGTTGGTCTTCACCGACTCCGCGTCGGAGAGGAACTTCTCCTCTGAGACAGGCAGCTTGCCGTCCGGGGTGGTGATGATGATTTCCGCGGTGGCGGCGGCGACGATGCCGTCAGCCTCCGCGACGACCACGGCGCGGGAGTCGCGGGCTGCCTTGCCTTCCAGACCGGTGCCGACGAGCGGCGCCTCGGAAACAAGGAGAGGCACACCCTGGCGCTGCATGTTCGAACCCATGAGCGCGCGGTTGGCGTCGTCGTGCTCGAGGAACGGGATCAAGCCCGCGGCCACGGACACGAGCTGCTTCGGAGAAACGTCCATGTAGTGGACCTCGACCGGGAGGGACTCGATGAACTCGCCGCCTTTTTCACGGGCGGTGATGCGCTCGGTGGTGAAGGAGCCGTCCTTGGTGATCGGGTTGTTCGCCTGGGCGATGAGGAAGTTTTCTTCCTGGTCAGCGGTGAGGTA
Coding sequences:
- the rpoB gene encoding DNA-directed RNA polymerase subunit beta, whose amino-acid sequence is MAERLYFGKFEEVIEPPNLIEVQSRSYDEFLQKDVTPSERTDTGLQAVFREVFPIKSYDEAIELDFVAYDIEDPKITSLDSLRNSESFSAALYVTFKLKDETGNKKERVYMGELPMMTRRGTFIINGAERVIVSQLHRSPGICFETSQHLNGKLLHSFRIIPDRGSWLEVQFDTNDLLYVYLDRRRRRRKFLATTFLRVLGYPTDRDIVGHFYSPEALALSESMDEGELGHKVPFEDVLDGELVVAKAYEPLTIGIVRQLLALGHKSIEVIDGREDEILLKSLRKDPAKDEESALKDIYRKLRPGDPPTAANARALLKRLFFDAKKYDLTRVGRYKINQKLGINVDSDQRIMVPEDFLAAVRYILKLKKGDGVIDDIDHLGSRRVRAVGELLANQCRVGLARTERLVKERMTLFDVNIEGMTPQKLINPKALSAVVRDFFGRSQLSQFMDQTNPLAELTHKRRLSALGPGGLNRDRAGFEVRDVHPSHYGRICPIETPEGPNIGLINSMCTYARINEFGFIETPYRRVVKGKVTNEIEYLTADQEENFLIAQANNPITKDGSFTTERITAREKGGEFIESLPVEVHYMDVSPKQLVSVAAGLIPFLEHDDANRALMGSNMQRQGVPLLVSEAPLVGTGLEGKAARDSRAVVVAEADGIVAAATAEIIITTPDGKLPVSEEKFLSDAESVKTNIDKGILAYPLRKFMRSNAGTCINQKPIIKKGQKIKKGQVLADGPNTEDGELAIGRNVLVAFMPWNGYNFEDAIVISERVVKDDVYTSIHISEFDVAARDTKLGPEEITRDIPNVGEEALRNLDHDGIIRIGAEVKPGDILVGKITPKSETELAPEERLLRAIFGEKAADVKDTSLRVPSGCIGIVQDVRVSSHGFAKKRAEKVDPVELKKQLKKINDEHKKKADKLTDDLTERLSDILLGEKIPLDVVNAQTGEIIIPANRKITKTLLRKLASVHDHIEIDPSPIRNKILEIIGSFEGRFQELDTERERKLDSLESGDEVDPGVIKEVKVFIAAKRKLSVGDKMAGRHGNKGVVATIVPEEDMPFLHDGTPVDICLNPLGVPSRMNVGQVLETHLGVAAKALGFKVATPIFDGIKEEVIWDFMSKAKKVDGVKFVGDNGDLRERKKDEKEGRGYTWIGDGKDGTTGGKSTLYDGRTGEAFHNPVVVGMIYILKLGHLVADKIHARAVGPYSLVTQQPLGGKAQYGGQRFGEMEVWALEAYGAAYTLQELLTVKSDDVQGRTRIYEAIVKGDNNLEAGTPESFNVLIKEMQSLGLDVRPGRRGSGHGSGMTGGLDDFSLDDLTL